A single window of Salvia splendens isolate huo1 chromosome 8, SspV2, whole genome shotgun sequence DNA harbors:
- the LOC121745889 gene encoding uncharacterized protein LOC121745889: MDVPWEHGDTTRRLASSSRGGSRGGSRGRWLYPTSNHGRSGDEWMGNVMSTNKYYSLMANGEFDVEGCGEMDAVEMDIQTVGTQPKDTPLQIDAGTHTREDDHQILLTNPDPDRYSKALGLKFKGSNMSGKIWVFAEEGANFIIEEDLDQVLHGRLTSHRMANYISISVVYAKCNRLERHPLWDKMREISTRMEGTPWLIGGDFNTILAHEDRVGSETNRQAEMIDFVEVIEDCRLLDPGLLVNEAWTNAFEATRVTNLPRVSSDHGPILARCTMPRPPSRGSAFRFQNMWVRHDGFLQLVQDIWAQPTGASGLLNLQTKLARSKKALKAWNKEVFGNIHANLQAMEEGIAQAQANFEADPTPRNRTEINKNIAEYILLLRMEENFWRQKTALRWLADGDKNTRFYQSWVKQKRVRLRIHSINVDELEELHYPPDPEEVKKSVFDISGDSARGPDGFSAVFYQTCWGIIGTDVVEAIKQVFLGAYLPRSVTATNIVLFPKKASPETWADFRPISLCNVLNKVITKVLTASLAPFLPQVISPNQSGFMNGRLLHDNVLLAQEMFHELARRSPAPNVAIKIDMAKAYDRVQWSFLIKVLRRMGFPAAWVDLIERCIGFCWFSILINGAPAGFFKSTRGLRQGDPISPALFVIAADYLSRALDKLILGKKEMTFKASRRCMEISHLAYADDIIIFTQAAANPLRRIRG, translated from the exons ATGGATGTGCCGTGGGAACATGGAGACACGACTCGTCGGCTGGCTTCGAGCTCCCGAGGAGGGTCACGAGGGGGATCGAGAGGGAGATGGCTATATCCCACGTCAAACCATGGAAGGAGTGGAGACGAGTGGATGGGCAATGTTATGAGCACAAACAAGTATTACTCGCTCATGGCCAATGGGGAATTTGATGTCGAAGGATGTGGCGAGATGGATGCGGTGGAAATGGATATTCAAACCGTTGGTACACAACCCAAGGACACCCCGTTACAAATTGATGCCGGCACGCACACGAGGGAGGATGACCATCAGATC CTACTTACTAATCCCGACCCGGATCGATACTCTAAGGCGCTGGGATTAAAATTCAAAGGATCAAATATGTCCGGCAAGATATGGGTATTTGCCGAGGAGGGAGCCAACTTCATCATTGAGGAGGATTTGGACCAAGTCCTACATGGAAGGCTAACTTCGCACCGCATGGCGAACTATATTTCCATCTCGGTGGTATATGCTAAATGCAATAGATTGGAGCGACATCCCCTGTGGGATAAAATGAGGGAGATATCAACCCGGATGGAAGGAACACCGTGGCTGATTGGAGGGGACTTTAATACGATCCTTGCACACGAAGATAGGGTTGGTAGTGAAACCAATCGGCAAGCAGAGATGATTGATTTTGTCGAAGTCATTGAAGACTGTAGGCTTCTGGACCCGGG GTTGCTTGTCAATGAGGCATGGACAAATGCGTTTGAGGCAACGAGGGTGACTAATCTCCCAAGGGTATCCTCGGATCATGGTCCAATACTTGCGAGGTGTACGATGCCGAGGCCGCCCTCGAGGGGTAGTGCCTTCCGATTCCAAAATATGTGGGTCCGGCACGACGGCTTTTTGCAGCTAGTTCAAGATATTTGGGCTCAACCGACAGGGGCAAGTGGGCTCTTAAATCTCCAAACTAAGCTTGCTAGGAgcaaaaaggcccttaaggcttggaacaaggaggtttttggCAACATTCACGCCAATCTCCAAGCAATGGAGGAAGGGATCGCGCAAGCTCAAGCCAATTTTGAGGCTGACCCAACGCCGCGGAACAGGACCGAGATCAATAAaaacattgccgagtacattctCCTACTCCGGATGGAGGAGAACTTCTGGAGGCAAAAAACGGCACTAAGGTGGCTTGCAGATGGAGATAAGAATACCagattctaccaaagctgggtgaaacagaaAAGAGTTAGACTCCGAATTCACTCTATCAATGTGGATG AGCTAGAGGAGTTACACTACCCACCAGACCCTGAGGAGGTGAAGAAATCGGTTTTTGACATCTCCGGGGATAGTGCACGAGGTCCGGACGGCTTCTCGGCCGTCTTCTATCAAACATGTTGGGGGATCATTGGAACGGATGTGGTGGAAGCCATCAAACAAGTTTTTCTTGGGGCATACCTTCCTCGAAGTGTCACGGCCACTAACATTGTCCTTTTCCCGAAGAAGGCCTCGCCCGAGACATGGGCCGACTTTCGGCCCATAAGCTTATGCAATGTCCTTAACAAGGTTATCACAAAAGTACTAACCGCAAGCCTTGCGCCTTTTTTGCCTCAGGTTATCTCCCCTAACCAGAGTGGATTCATGAATGGTCGGCTCCTACATGACAACGTCCTCCTCGCCCAAGAGATGTTTCATGAATTAGCAAGGCGTTCCCCAGCACCGAATGTGGCCATCAAGATCGACATGGCCAAGGCCTATGATAGGGTGCAATGGAGTTTTCTAATCAAGGTACTTCGACGCATGGGCTTTCCGGCTGCTTGGGTTGACCTCATTGAACGATGCATTGGTTTTTGTTGGTTCTCGATCCTTATTAATGGCGCCCCAGCTGGCTTTTTCAAATCTACTCGGGGGCTCAGACAGGGAGATCCCATCTCCCCCGCACTGTTTGTGATCGCCGCAGATTACCTTTCCAGGGCCCTTGACAAGCTTATTCTTGGCAAGAAAGAGATGACCTTCAAAGCGTCCAGGAGGTGCATGGAAATCAGCCATTTAGCATACGCCGATGATATCATTATTTTCACTCAAGCAGCTGCAAACCCATTGCGTCGGATACGCGGATGA